In Trifolium pratense cultivar HEN17-A07 linkage group LG7, ARS_RC_1.1, whole genome shotgun sequence, a genomic segment contains:
- the LOC123893735 gene encoding tubulin beta chain, whose protein sequence is MREILHVQGGQCGNQIGSKFWEVICDEHGIDPTGKYVSEGGNDTQLERINVYYNEASGGRYVPRAVLMDLEPGTMESIRSGPFGKIFRPDNFVFGQSGAGNNWAKGHYTEGAELIDSVLDVVRKEAENCDCLQGFQVCHSLGGGTGSGMGTLLISKIREEYPDRMMLTFSVFPSPKVSDTVVEPYNATLSVHQLVENADECMVLDNEALYDICFRTLKLSTPSFGDLNHLISATMSGVTCCLRFPGQLNSDLRKLAVNLIPFPRLHFFMVGFAPLTSRGSQQYVSLTVPELTQQMWDAKNMMCAADPRHGRYLTASAMFRGKMSTKEVDEQIINVQNKNSSYFVEWIPNNVKSSVCDIPPKSLKMSSTFIGNSTSIQEMFRRVSEQFTAMFRRKAFLHWYTGEGMDEMEFTEAESNMNDLVAEYQQYQDAIAEEEDDYEEEGEEHYEEQ, encoded by the exons TGGAAATGATACTCAATTGGAAAGGATCAATGTGTATTACAATGAAGCTTCTGGTGGAAGATATGTACCTAGAGCTGTTCTTATGGATCTTGAACCTGGTACTATGGAAAGTATCAGATCTGGTCCGTTTGGAAAGATCTTTCGTCCTGATAATTTCGTTTTTGGTCAATCTGGTGCTGGTAATAATTGGGCGAAAGGTCATTATACTGAAGGTGCTGAGTTGATTGATTCTGTTCTTGATGTTGTTCGTAAAGAAGCAGAAAACTGTGATTGCTTGCAAG GTTTTCAAGTTTGCCACTCACTTGGAGGAGGTACTGGTTCTGGCATGGGAACACTATTAATATCAAAGATTAGGGAGGAATACCCAGACAGAATGATGCTTACTTTCTCTGTTTTCCCATCTCCAAAGGTATCTGACACAGTTGTTGAGCCATACAATGCCACACTCTCTGTTCACCAACTGGTGGAAAATGCAGATGAGTGCATGGTTCTTGACAATGAAGCGCTCTATGACATTTGCTTCAGGACATTAAAACTCAGCACCCCTAGCT TTGGGGATCTGAACCATCTGATTTCTGCAACAATGAGTGGGGTTACCTGTTGTCTGAGGTTTCCTGGACAACTGAACTCTGATCTCAGGAAGTTGGCTGTCAATCTGATCCCATTCCCACGTCTTCACTTCTTTATGGTGGGGTTTGCACCTCTCACTTCTCGTGGGTCTCAACAGTATGTATCCCTTACCGTCCCGGAACTGACTCAGCAAATGTGGGATGCCAAAAATATGATGTGTGCTGCAGATCCCCGTCATGGCCGATACTTGACTGCTTCTGCAATGTTCAGAGGAAAGATGAGCACCAAAGAGGTAGATGAACAAATCATCAATGTGCAGAACAAGAATTCTTCATACTTTGTTGAATGGATTCCCAACAATGTGAAGTCTAGTGTGTGTGATATTCCACCCAAGAGTTTGAAGATGTCGTCCACTTTTATTGGGAACTCAACTTCAATTCAGGAGATGTTTAGGAGGGTCAGTGAGCAGTTTACTGCAATGTTCCGGCGCAAAGCCTTTTTGCATTGGTACACTGGGGAGGGAATGGATGAGATGGAGTTCACAGAGGCAGAGAGTAACATGAATGATTTGGTAGCAGAGTACCAACAATACCAGGATGCAATAGCGGAGGAGGAAGATGATTATGAAGAAGAAGGTGAGGAACATTATGAGGAACAGTAG
- the LOC123893736 gene encoding early nodulin-like protein 2, with amino-acid sequence MEYIPLLFVLFTALLVSTSQAFKLDVGGSDGWTLNPSENYNHWAGRYRFQINDVIVFKYKKGSDSVLEVKKEDYEKCNKTNPIKKFEDGETEFTFDKSGPFYFISGKDQNCEKGQKLTLVVISPRKHTSPSVSTPTSPPKSSPSPSVSTSPPAPVPAGGPKPSSPSPVTTPPAGGPTTSSPSPVSTPPASGPTASSPSSVTTPPASGPTVSSPSPVSTPPAGGPMTSSPVSTPPAGGPTASSPTSSPTAGGPTSQSPGSSTSADGPVAPGTSTLGPSGTENAKAPSGSGSYVGPSSFVVYSVTVVVGALFLSY; translated from the exons ATGGAGTATATACCTCTCTTGTTTGTTCTCTTCACTGCTCTTCTTGTCTCAACTTCACAAGCCTTTAAATTGGATGTTGGTGGAAGTGATGGTTGGACTCTAAACCCTTCTGAGAATTACAACCATTGGGCTGGAAGATACAGGTTCCAAATCAATGACGTTATAG TTTTCAAATACAAGAAGGGTTCAGATTCAGTGTTGGAAGTAAAGAAAGAAGATTATGAAAAGTGTAACAAAACAAACCCAATCAAGAAATTTGAAGATGGTGAGACAGAGTTCACTTTTGATAAATCAGGACCATTCTATTTCATCAGTGGAAAAGATCAAAACTGTGAAAAGGGTCAGAAATTAACACTTGTTGTTATATCCCCACGTAAACACACATCACCCTCTGTTTCTACTCCAACATCACCACCAAAATCTTCCCCATCACCCTCTGTTTCAACTTCTCCACCTGCCCCTGTACCGGCTGGTGGACCTAAGCCTTCATCTCCCTCTCCAGTCACCACCCCTCCTGCCGGTGGACCTACAACTTCATCTCCTTCTCCGGTCAGCACCCCTCCGGCCAGCGGACCTACTGCTTCATCTCCATCTTCAGTGACTACACCTCCAGCCAGTGGACCTACGGTTTCATCTCCATCTCCAGTGAGCACACCGCCGGCCGGTGGACCTATGACTTCATCTCCAGTGAGCACACCTCCAGCGGGTGGACCTACAGCTTCCTCTCCTACGAGTAGCCCTACGGCCGGTGGACCAACATCTCAATCTCCGGGGAGCTCTACATCGGCAGATGGTCCTGTGGCACCGGGAACATCGACACTGGGACCATCGGGAACTGAAAATGCAAAGGCACCGTCGGGGAGTGGCTCCTATGTAGGTCCTTCGAGCTTTGTGGTGTATTCTGTTACTGTTGTCGTTGGTGCTCTGTTTTTGAGTTACTGA